One Elaeis guineensis isolate ETL-2024a chromosome 10, EG11, whole genome shotgun sequence genomic window carries:
- the LOC105052180 gene encoding probable methyltransferase PMT11: MKALGYGELLKSPLFFRISVIAVACVAFFYIGKHWSDGYPQLVFYTNTDGSARRPSAPFVAVSPNSNLTVDLAALISAAQTAPPHATPAAALASTPPPPHATPAAALASPPPPPPPPPPPPPPPPPERFGIVDENGAMRDDFEIGEFDPDLVASWDDGAARNEMSEGSGGARVRVKKFRLCPATMREYIPCVDNEEAIKKLKSIERGEKFERHCPEKEKGLNCLVPAPRDYKTPIPWPRSRDEVWYSNVPHTRLVEDKGGQNWITRVKDKFRFPGGGTQFIHGANQYLDQISKMIPDIAFGYHTRVALDVGCGVASFGAFLLSRNVITLSVAPKDVHENQIQFALERGVPAMVAAFATRRLLYPSQAFDLIHCSRCRINWTRDDGILLLEVNRMLRAGGYFAWAAQPVYKHEESQQEAWKEMEDLTARICWELVKKEGYIAIWRKPLNNACYNKRDSGIQPPLCNAEDNPDNVWYVNLKACISRLPDSGYGANIPPWPARLHEPPQRLQAVQMDADKAKNELFMAESRFWNDIVASYVRAFHWKKLKLRNVMDMRAGFGGFASALIDQQIDSWVMNVVPVSEPNTLPVIYDRGLIGVTHDWCEPFDTYPRTYDLLHAFSLFSKEHKRCNISVILLEMDRILRPGGRAYIRDSKFIIFDIQEITEAMGWRTQLWDTAEGPHASRKILMCQKRMLRS, translated from the exons ATGAAAGCTCTCGGCTACGGCGAGCTCCTCAAGAGCCCGCTTTTCTTTAGGATCTCCGTCATCGCCGTCGCCTGCGTCGCCTTCTTCTACATCGGCAAGCACTGGTCCGACGGCTATCCCCAGCTCGTGTTCTACACCAACACCGATGGCAGCGCTCGCCGCCCTTCCGCCCCCTTCGTCGCCGTCTCCCCCAACAGCAACCTCACCGTCGACCTTGCCGCTCTCATCTCCGCTGCCCAGACCGCCCCGCCTCATGCGACTCCGGCCGCTGCTCTCGCCTCCACTCCTCCCCCGCCTCATGCGACTCCGGCCGCTGCTCTCGCCTCCCCTCCTcccccgcctcctcctcctcctccaccgccgccgccaccgccgccggAGAGGTTTGGGATCGTGGACGAGAACGGGGCTATGAGGGACGACTTCGAGATCGGGGAGTTCGATCCGGATCTGGTGGCGAGCTGGGACGATGGGGCGGCTAGGAACGAGATGAGCGAGGGAAGTGGCGGAGCTAGGGTTAGGGTCAAGAAGTTCCGTCTATGTCCGGCTACCATGAGGGAGTACATTCCTTGCGTGGATAACGAGGAGGCGatcaagaagctgaagtcgatcGAGAGAGGGGAGAAGTTTGAGCGGCATTGTCCTGAGAAGGAGAAGGGTTTGAATTGTTTGGTTCCGGCGCCCAGGGACTACAAGACTCCAATTCCGTGGCCAAGAAGCAGAGACGAG gtatggtATAGCAATGTACCACATACACGCTTGGTTGAAGATAAAGGAGGGCAAAATTGGATTACAAGGGTTAAAGATAAATTCAGATTTCCGGGTGGTGGAACCCAGTTTATACATGGAGCAAATCAATATTTGGATCAAATTTCCAAG ATGATTCCAGATATTGCATTTGGTTACCATACAAGAGTTGCCCTTGATGTTGGATGTGGCGTGGCAAGTTTTGGTGCATTTCTACTTTCACGAAATGTGATTACCTTGTCAGTAGCCCCAAAAGATGTTCATGAAAATCAGATACAATTTGCTCTTGAACGTGGTGTACCTGCAATGGTAGCAGCTTTTGCGACACGTCGGCTGTTGTATCCAAGTCAGGCATTTGATCTAATACACTGTTCAAGATGTCGAATAAATTGGACCCGTGATG ATGGAATCTTGCTTCTTGAGGTTAACAGAATGCTCAGAGCTGGAGGTTATTTTGCCTGGGCCGCACAACCAGTTTATAAACATGAAGAGAGCCAACAAGAGGCATGGAAAG AGATGGAGGATCTCACAGCTCGGATTTGTTGGGAGCTTGTGAAGAAGGAGGGATATATTGCTATATGGCGGAAGCCTTTAAACAATGCATGCTATAACAAGCGAGATTCTGGAATTCAACCTCCACTATGCAATGCAGAGGATAACCCAGATAACGTTTG GTATGTTAACTTAAAAGCATGTATCAGCCGACTTCCTGATAGTGGCTATGGAGCGAATATTCCACCATGGCCTGCTCGCCTGCACGAGCCACCACAAAGGCTTCAAGCTGTTCAAATGGATGCTGATAAAGCAAAAAATGAACTCTTCATGGCAGAATCTAGGTTCTGGAATGACATCGTTGCAAGCTATGTCCGTGCTTTCCACTGGAAAAAATTAAAGTTGCGAAATGTAATGGACATGAGAGCTGGATTTGGGGG ATTTGCGTCCGCACTAATCGATCAACAGATTGATAGCTGGGTGATGAATGTTGTCCCTGTTAGTGAACCAAATACATTGCCTGTAATATACGATCGTGGACTTATAGGAGTGACCCATGACTG GTGTGAACCATTTGATACATATCCAAGAACTTACGATCTATTGCATGCATTTAGCCTGTTCTCCAAAGAGCACAAAAG GTGTAATATATCTGTCATCTTGCTGGAGATGGATCGCATACTAAGACCGGGTGGGCGTGCTTATATTCGAGATTCAAAATTCATCATTTTTGATATTCAAGAAATCACAGAGGCCATGGGGTGGAGAACTCAGCTGTGGGACACAGCTGAAGGCCCACATGCAAGTAGGAAAATATTGATGTGCCAGAAAAGGATGTTGCGTTCTTAA